Proteins encoded in a region of the Pseudanabaena sp. BC1403 genome:
- a CDS encoding HEAT repeat domain-containing protein encodes MGEEICFDDYLRSLVSAYQQWWRLYTLTDATGRESQRVERDRIAPAFFDFGLMVQVQTVDKEKVESQKEKGEEEKKEKIERLPVLEGICKYASDHVLLVGRSGSGKSTALARLLLQEAENALSDRLAKIPVLVELRYLPSEANESSVCDRILAFMHKHDPALNIDEAGIKQLLRQGRLLLLVDGVNELPSDRGRARVNQFRELYQKTCPMIFTTRELSAGGDLGIAKRLEMQPLTEPQMQQFVMAYLPKQGERLLRQLSGRLREFGQTPLLLWMLCSLFQQSEQIPPNLGMVFRAFTVGYRDSKKELLSERLRTWCGRLLQYLAFKMTCGKNLTDARVTIPRQQAESILVDFLKGKVEYPDDCAIRWLNDLLKHHLIQINNDRVEFEHQLIQEYYAAEWLLGLLENQQISYERLQHDYLNYLKWTEPLALMLELVEGEEQAVRVVRLALEVDLRLGARLAGAVKYEFQEKTVGLLIREIEEREIPQGSAIELLGETKSDYTIISLLQFSKQQDADKWMSALTAIGAIGTNKAIESLIQCLEDQDFGIRITVVEVLGSIGSDNAIESLLKSLHDQSPHVRTKVIEALGLIGNDRAVESLIQTLEDQDSDIRIKSIEVLGKIGNKQAVQPLIQSLQDQDSFVCRRAAEALGEIGDERAIEPLFDILRNRDSNRSSEVEALGKITNDETINPVSTDELDIPCLWEFCQSTCDLLIAEIDDAPKAASEALARIGGDQVVKHLIDVLKSCSDEVRRFAVEALGIIGSEESIDVLIESLRDPIYEVRQYSAEALGKIRNNRCIAPLIDLLKDKNILVVGEAICAIEKIGNDQAAEDIICNLQDENNDNYIRRNLIEALGKIASDKGICHLINMLNDPNPDIRGQVAKILGKTGSRISVESLIQSLQDQETNVRSKAVEALGEIGSEQAIEHIIDLLKDNNPNVRKSAARALGEIGNEKAVQPLIDEVFNDLDPYVRESVACALSQIGSYNTVEPLIKVLKDQEHFPYVRAIAAEALGKIGGEEFVEHLIDLLKDENSYIVESVAEVMGKIGGKKALHHLIESFNFRDVNFNYSNVQNKLIGALENIGGKQAIESLIQSLKYCGFDMHLRVQEALINITKNDRNLPTLTQQLPHLLTLIPTEASQEALSVITAIQARCKYYNYDIAQTPLPPEDKSNPKDSQNTFNAPVGQVVIGNLIVQGDNIATQNNQKAPES; translated from the coding sequence ATGGGTGAAGAGATTTGTTTTGATGATTATTTGCGATCGCTGGTAAGTGCTTATCAGCAATGGTGGCGCTTGTATACGCTGACAGATGCGACGGGACGGGAATCGCAACGGGTGGAACGCGATCGCATTGCACCTGCTTTTTTTGATTTCGGCTTGATGGTGCAGGTGCAGACGGTGGACAAGGAAAAAGTAGAAAGTCAAAAGGAAAAAGGGGAAGAGGAAAAGAAGGAAAAAATTGAGCGGTTGCCTGTGCTGGAGGGGATCTGTAAGTATGCATCGGATCATGTGTTGCTGGTGGGTAGATCAGGATCGGGGAAGTCTACGGCTTTGGCGCGGTTGTTGTTACAGGAGGCGGAAAATGCGTTAAGCGATCGCTTAGCGAAAATTCCTGTGTTGGTGGAGTTGCGGTATTTGCCTTCGGAGGCGAATGAGTCTTCTGTATGCGATCGCATTCTTGCTTTTATGCACAAACACGATCCTGCTTTGAATATTGATGAGGCGGGGATTAAGCAGCTATTGCGTCAGGGGCGGTTGTTGCTGTTGGTGGATGGGGTGAATGAGTTGCCATCGGATCGCGGTCGCGCTCGGGTGAATCAATTTCGGGAGCTTTATCAAAAAACTTGCCCAATGATCTTTACGACGCGGGAGTTGAGTGCGGGTGGGGATTTGGGGATTGCCAAGCGGTTAGAGATGCAGCCTTTGACGGAGCCGCAGATGCAGCAGTTTGTGATGGCGTATTTGCCGAAGCAGGGGGAGAGATTGTTGCGGCAGTTGTCGGGACGGTTGCGGGAGTTTGGGCAAACACCTTTGTTGTTATGGATGCTTTGTTCGTTGTTTCAGCAGTCTGAGCAGATTCCACCGAATTTGGGTATGGTGTTTCGGGCGTTTACGGTGGGCTATAGAGATAGCAAGAAGGAGTTACTGTCAGAGCGCTTGCGGACATGGTGTGGACGGTTGTTACAGTATCTAGCGTTTAAGATGACTTGCGGCAAAAATCTGACAGATGCACGGGTGACGATTCCGCGTCAACAAGCAGAAAGTATTTTGGTTGATTTCTTGAAAGGAAAAGTAGAATATCCTGATGACTGTGCAATTAGATGGCTAAATGATTTACTAAAGCATCATTTAATTCAGATTAATAATGATCGCGTTGAATTTGAGCATCAATTAATTCAAGAATATTATGCGGCGGAGTGGTTGTTAGGACTATTAGAAAATCAACAAATCAGCTATGAACGATTACAGCATGACTATCTCAATTATTTGAAATGGACAGAACCTTTGGCGTTGATGTTGGAGTTGGTGGAGGGTGAGGAGCAGGCGGTGCGGGTGGTACGGCTGGCGCTGGAGGTAGATTTGCGGTTGGGGGCGAGGTTGGCTGGGGCGGTGAAGTATGAGTTTCAGGAAAAGACTGTTGGGTTGTTGATTCGGGAAATTGAGGAACGGGAAATACCTCAGGGGTCGGCGATTGAGCTTTTAGGAGAAACGAAATCTGATTATACGATCATATCCCTCTTGCAATTTTCTAAACAGCAAGATGCTGATAAGTGGATGAGTGCGCTAACTGCTATAGGAGCTATTGGTACAAATAAAGCTATCGAATCTCTTATCCAATGTCTCGAAGATCAAGATTTTGGTATTCGTATAACAGTAGTAGAGGTGCTAGGCTCAATTGGCAGTGATAATGCTATTGAATCCCTTCTTAAATCTCTCCATGATCAAAGTCCTCATGTTCGTACTAAGGTAATAGAAGCATTAGGCTTAATTGGCAATGATAGAGCAGTTGAATCTCTGATCCAAACCCTCGAAGATCAAGATTCTGATATTCGCATAAAATCAATAGAAGTGCTTGGTAAAATCGGCAACAAGCAAGCCGTTCAACCTCTTATTCAATCTCTCCAAGATCAAGATTCGTTTGTTTGTAGAAGAGCAGCAGAGGCATTGGGGGAGATTGGCGATGAAAGAGCTATTGAACCTCTTTTTGACATACTTAGAAATCGAGATTCTAATCGTAGTAGCGAGGTAGAGGCTCTAGGAAAAATCACAAATGACGAAACTATAAATCCTGTCTCTACTGATGAATTGGATATTCCTTGCCTATGGGAATTTTGTCAAAGTACTTGTGATTTATTAATTGCCGAAATAGATGATGCACCTAAAGCGGCATCAGAAGCTTTAGCTAGAATTGGAGGTGATCAAGTTGTAAAACATCTTATTGATGTCCTAAAAAGTTGTAGCGATGAAGTCCGCAGATTTGCAGTAGAAGCTTTGGGGATAATTGGTAGTGAAGAATCTATTGATGTTCTTATTGAATCTCTGCGCGATCCAATTTATGAAGTTCGTCAATATTCAGCAGAAGCATTAGGAAAAATCCGTAACAATAGATGTATCGCCCCTTTAATTGACTTACTCAAAGATAAAAATATCCTCGTTGTTGGAGAGGCAATATGTGCAATAGAAAAGATTGGCAACGATCAAGCTGCTGAAGATATTATCTGTAATCTCCAAGATGAAAATAATGATAATTATATTCGTAGAAATCTAATTGAGGCATTAGGGAAAATTGCCAGTGACAAAGGTATTTGTCATCTTATTAATATGCTTAATGACCCAAATCCTGATATTCGGGGACAAGTAGCAAAGATTTTAGGTAAAACTGGAAGTAGAATATCTGTTGAATCGCTCATTCAATCTCTCCAAGATCAAGAAACTAATGTTCGTAGTAAGGCAGTAGAGGCATTAGGGGAAATTGGAAGCGAACAAGCTATTGAACATATTATTGATTTACTTAAAGATAATAATCCCAATGTCCGCAAAAGTGCTGCAAGAGCTTTAGGTGAAATTGGGAATGAAAAAGCAGTTCAGCCTCTTATTGATGAAGTGTTTAATGATTTAGATCCCTATGTTCGTGAGAGTGTTGCGTGTGCATTGAGCCAAATTGGCTCTTACAATACGGTTGAGCCTCTAATAAAAGTCTTAAAAGATCAAGAACATTTTCCTTATGTTAGAGCAATTGCGGCAGAAGCATTAGGCAAAATTGGAGGTGAAGAATTTGTTGAACATCTTATTGATTTGCTGAAAGATGAAAATTCTTATATTGTCGAGAGCGTAGCAGAGGTAATGGGTAAAATCGGCGGTAAAAAAGCACTTCATCATCTTATTGAGAGTTTCAACTTCCGCGATGTTAATTTTAATTATTCAAATGTACAAAATAAATTAATAGGCGCATTAGAAAATATTGGCGGTAAACAAGCAATTGAATCACTTATTCAATCTCTGAAATATTGCGGTTTTGATATGCATTTGCGGGTACAAGAGGCGTTGATTAATATAACTAAAAACGATCGCAACTTACCCACCCTCACCCAACAACTCCCCCATCTCCTCACCCTCATCCCTACAGAAGCCAGCCAAGAAGCCCTCTCAGTCATCACCGCCATACAAGCCCGATGCAAATACTACAACTACGACATAGCTCAAACACCTTTACCCCCTGAAGATAAATCCAATCCAAAAGACTCGCAGAACACATTCAATGCACCAGTAGGTCAAGTAGTTATTGGAAATCTAATAGTACAGGGTGATAATATTGCCACACAAAACAACCAAAAAGCACCTGAGTCCTAA
- a CDS encoding DUF2281 domain-containing protein: protein MTVQDLAIAKIQHLPNELAQEVSDFIDFLMLKQDNQRWQQWTQFSESLTISESDFSDYLKNLEDYEERLVREEIKF from the coding sequence ATGACAGTACAAGACCTAGCGATCGCCAAAATCCAACATCTTCCCAATGAACTCGCTCAGGAAGTCAGTGACTTTATTGACTTTCTCATGCTCAAACAAGACAACCAACGCTGGCAGCAATGGACGCAATTTAGCGAATCCCTAACCATCAGCGAATCCGACTTTAGCGACTATCTCAAAAATCTAGAAGACTACGAAGAAAGACTAGTACGAGAAGAAATAAAATTTTAA
- a CDS encoding prevent-host-death family protein, whose product MTTTAREQYIVDANGTKTAVILSIEQYEQMLEDIHDLAIIAERRVEQPISFAEMKKRLNLSGSL is encoded by the coding sequence ATGACTACTACAGCACGAGAGCAATATATTGTGGATGCAAACGGTACTAAAACAGCCGTGATTTTAAGTATTGAGCAGTATGAGCAAATGCTAGAAGACATTCATGATTTAGCGATCATTGCTGAACGTCGAGTAGAACAGCCGATTAGTTTTGCTGAGATGAAAAAAAGACTAAATCTCAGTGGAAGTCTATAA
- a CDS encoding type II toxin-antitoxin system RelE/ParE family toxin, translating into MIVSFKNQGTEDIFNGKNSQEARKVCPASICKVATRKLDQINAATTLNDLRVPPNNRLEALAGDRKGQHSIRINNQYRICFIWTSTGANQVEIVDYH; encoded by the coding sequence ATGATTGTCTCATTCAAAAATCAAGGCACTGAAGACATCTTCAACGGCAAAAACTCTCAGGAGGCAAGAAAAGTTTGTCCAGCATCCATTTGTAAAGTTGCAACCCGCAAACTCGACCAAATCAACGCCGCAACTACCCTCAACGATCTGCGCGTTCCACCCAACAATCGACTAGAAGCATTAGCAGGCGATCGTAAAGGTCAGCATAGTATTCGCATCAATAATCAATATCGAATTTGCTTTATCTGGACTAGCACAGGTGCAAATCAAGTAGAAATTGTAGATTATCACTAA